The Lycium barbarum isolate Lr01 chromosome 9, ASM1917538v2, whole genome shotgun sequence genome has a segment encoding these proteins:
- the LOC132611742 gene encoding uncharacterized protein LOC132611742: MEWNAVTNKKKKQNNMEEGQRGKLAKDNDEENRQQKKENGQQKNNVNSFQALTNEEEENSVEIVAKQRKKKAETSETSKPWVESSFGTSKDREKMIQTVVECSPKGKTGNKEIQEECNMSNEPVSNKDKQLMQSKTDTDKQAEIPNQDESKRKEINNTQKYAEKENHNEEGPSKTVEEEVNKSGATEKEQEKVKVMQDVDLNKVPDKPPDKSLNRTTEDEGEGTYKESFEDSQSSSVGNEGTTMDQQDAIIPPETQSVEIIEENMTEHTTNNKDDTLNKEEDIGQQQAEDGEEKEIDIGDDDEMDEQNKAQSIQKAMVKGGISPRHFTKNKKENIKKTVRDKSVPPSIAGGVQTRKTASKSKVSQ, encoded by the exons ATGGAGTGGAATGCAGTgacaaataagaagaagaagcaaaATAACATGGAGGAAGGACAAAGGGGTAAGCTTGCAAAGGATAATGATGAGGAAAATAGGCAGCAAAAAAAGGAAAATGGGCAACAGAAGAATAATGTGAACTCGTTTCAAGCACTTACCAATGAGGAGGAAGAGAACTCTGTGGAGATTGTTGCAAAACAACGAAAGAAGAAGGCTGAAACCTCCGAAACATCCAAACCATGGGTGGAATCATCTTTTGGCACATCAAAGGATAGGGAGAAAATGATCCAGACTGTAGTGGAGTGCAGCCCAAAGGGGAAAACTGGGAACAAAGAAATTCAAGAAGAGTGCAACATGTCAAATGAACCAGTTAGCAACAAGGATAAGCAGTTAATGCAAAGCAAGACTGACACAGACAAGCAGGCAGAGATACCAAACCAAGAtgaaagtaaaagaaaagaaatcaACAATACTCAAAAGTACGCGGAAAAAGAAAATCACAATGAAGAGGGGCCAAGCAAGACAGTAGAGGAGGAGGTGAATAAATCAGGGGCGACTGAGAAGGAACAGGAGAAAGTAAAGGTAATGCAAGATGTAGATTTAAACAAAGTGCCTGACAAACCACCTGATAAAAGCTTGAACAGAACCACTGAAGATGAAGGAGAGGGGACTTATAAAGAATCGTTTGAGGATTCTCAATCATCATCAGTAGGTAATGAAGGAACGACCATGGATCAACAAGATGCAATAATTCCTCCAGAAACACAATCAGTGGAAATTATAGAGGAAAACATGACTGAGCACACTACCAACAACAAAGATGATACTTTGAACAAAGAGGAAGACAT AGGGCAACAACAAGCAGAAGATGGTGAAGAGAAGGAAATTGACAttggtgatgatgatgagatgGATGAGCAGAACAAAGCACAAAGCATACAAAAGGCCATGGTCAAGGGAGGCATTTCACCAAGACatttcacaaaaaataaaaaggagaacATCAAGAAGACTGTCAGAGATAAAAGTGTACCCCCATCAATTGCTGGAGGTGTGCAAACAAGGAAAACAGCTTCGAAATCTAAAGTTTCGCAATGA
- the LOC132611743 gene encoding uncharacterized protein LOC132611743, producing the protein MYKLWLGMSTAWHNNNGKIWVFVEEEYQVETQMDTEQLLSLKLTHLVGGQEVVITMVYANTDRTTRVALWNDLFHISCTIDSPWLVGGDFNVIVDEIEKYGGLEVPFVEVEDFNQCINLCQLMDLGFKGSMYTWWNGRSDEHCIFKRLDRCLANQKLQDLYPNIEVEHLIKQGSDHSPMLLTYKVDSRVIKKSFRFLNFWIKHPTFKDVVKDNWTGYHGYDPFFIFHSKLKKLSKVLSKWSRDAFGDIFRQIDTLEEKNSFGNRNLGCNGSRMEIETLNFFMPMYKFTAEPEATDFELLEHIPKLISREQNRVIHEFPEEEEIKEVVFGLNANSAGGPDGYTGKFFQAAWDIIAKDIVNMVHSFFCGHELPRYITCTNLVLLPKRKEVITCSDLRLISLSNFISKVFSRIIHKRLVKLLPQLISPQQTGFVKGRSIVENILLVQEIVHEIRIRGKPANTVIKLDMAKAYDRVSWLFLTKVLRKMGFGEMLINMVYRIISNNWYSILINGQAQGFFKSSRGVKQGDPLSPTLFIITSECMTRALNHLHYKEGYVGYGMPKWSPYINHLAYADDTIIFTSAQPQTLKLVMETLAKYEKVSGQKINKEKSVVYLHQSVSQTVANSVVEETNIPRKDFPFTYLGVPIYYERRRIAHFKEITNKIQNRLSLWTGKLLSMGGRTTLINHVLQSMPVHLLSACDPPSGVLAQIQRLFAKNFWSNSVGNSSKHWTSWTTLCHPKEEGGMGFRCLQDMSKALFAKLWWNFRTKQSLWRTYMSNKYLKKHNAILAQWKGGTYVWEKMLQCRDVIDHEIWWQLKQGNCQFWLDNWTGIGALYQMVPPNFQCDYTVVQVKEVQEDGRWKEGQIRELLPVEMANHIIQKVKPPTGGDTLDRLYWKLDSKGIFSVSSAFQVMRQRKETSKIYEYMWVKGLPIKISFFTWRLWQRKLPLDDTLKKWGFQFASKCRCCLVPQEETIAHVFLNSNVAQITWKYFCGPVGISILGMQLTQVITTWWELAENQHTKMIYQIIPVVIVWELWKRRNTIQHGGKVSVNKLKYKIMHTVILFMKTRRSNFKYAPYSWQELLKSLQSYSPKVKIYQVCWRPPDSGWIKCNTDGASRGNPGRSSWGFCLRNTSGDLVFAQSHEMRYGNYTNTQAEAEAIMQALKYTKRMNIQQMIVETDSMIMKNVMERKWQVPWQIINVMEEIWRIMGERTVVVNHIFREGNKLADFLTNLALDRGDYTANSFQEMDTWGSKLINSDKSNIPYLRVRNCRR; encoded by the exons ATGTACAAGCTATGGTTGGGGATGTCTACTGCTtggcataataataatggaaaaatTTGGGTATTTGTGGAGGAAGAGTATCAGGTAGAGACTCAGATGGACACAGAACAACTTCTCTCTTTGAAGTTGACTCATTTAGTTGGAGGACAAGAGGTGGTGATCACCATGGTTTATGCTAACACTGATAGAACAACTAGAGTGGCACTATGGAATGATTTATTTCATATTTCTTGTACCATAGATTCACCTTGGCTAGTTGGGGGTGACTTTAATGTTATAGTAGAtgaaattgagaaatatggaggTTTGGAGGTGCCTTTTGTAGAAGTAGAGGATTTCAACCAATGCATTAATCTCTGCCAGCTTATGGATTTGGGCTTCAAGGGTAGCATGTATACTTGGTGGAATGGCAGGTCAGATGAACATTGCATTTTCAAGAGATTGGATAGGTGTCTGGCCAATCAGAAGCTTCAGGATCTCTATCCCAACATTGAAGTGGAGCATCTTATTAAGCAAGGATCAGATCATTCACCTATGTTGCTTACTTACAAAGTGGATAGTAGGGTAATTAAGAAATCATTTAGATTTCTTAATTTTTGGATTAAGCACCCTACCTTCAAGGATGTGGTGAAAGATAACTGGACAGGTTATCATGGATATGACCCTTTTTTCATCTTTCATAGTAAACTGAAGAAGCTGAGTAAAGTATTGTCTAAATGGAGTAGAGATGCTTTTGGAGACATATTCAGACAGATAGATACTTTGGAAGAG AAGAACAGTTTTGGAAACAGAAATCTGGGATGCAATGGTTCAAGGATGGAGATAGAAACACTAAATTTTTTCATGCCCATGTACAAG TTCACTGCAGAACCTGAAGCTACTGATTTTGAGTTGCTAGAACATATTCCTAAGCTGATTTCAAGAGAGCAGAACAGAGTGATTCATGAATTTCCAGAAGAGGAAGAAATTAAGGAGGTTGTGTTTGGATTAAATGCTAATAGTGCAGGTGGGCCTGATGGATACACGGGGAAGTTCTTTCAAGCAGCATGGGACATCATTGCTAAGGATATCGTCAATATGGTACACTCTTTCTTTTGTGGACATGAACTCCCAAGGTATATTACGTGCACTAATCTGGTGTTATTACCTAAGAGGAAAGAGGTGATTACTTGTTCAGACCTAAGGCTAATCAGTTTGAGCAATTTTATTAGTAAAGTATTTTCCAGAATCATACATAAAAGACTTGTAAAGCTGCTTCCTCAATTGATATCCCCTCAGCAAACAGGTTTTGTGAAAGGTAGAAGTATTGTGGAAAATATCCTTTTAGTTCAAGAAATTGTACATGAGATAAGAATAAGGGGTAAGCCTGCTAACACAGTTATTAAATTGGATATGGCAAAGGCTTATGACCGGGTTTCTTGGCTATTTTTAACAAAAGTGCTCAGGAAAATGGGTTTTGGGGAGATGCTTATAAATATGGTTTACAGAATCATCTCAAACAACTGGTATTCTATTCTGATAAATGGGCAAGCACAGGGTTTCTTTAAATCATCTAGAGGAGTAAAGCAAGGTGATCCTCTATCACCTACTTTATTTATCATTACTTCAGAATGTATGACCAGAGCCTTAAATCACTTACACTACAAGGAAGGCTATGTTGGATATGGTATGCCAAAGTGGAGCCCCTATATTAATcatttggcatatgcagatgatactatcattTTTACTTCTGCTCAACCACAAACTTTGAAGCTTGTGATGGAGACTTTGGCAAAATATGAGAAGGTTAGTGGACAGAAGATTAATAAGGAGAAGAGTGTTGTATACTTGCACCAATCAGTATCTCAGACAGTGGCTAATAGTGTGGTGGAAGAGACAAACATCCCTAGGAAAGACTTTCCTTTTACATATTTAGGGGTGCCAATCTACTATGAAAGAAGAAGAATAGCACATTTCAAGGAGATCACTAATAAGATACAAAACAGGCTAAGTTTATGGACTGGCAAATTACTTTCAATGGGTGGAAGAACTACACTTATTAACCATGTTTTACAGAGTATGCCAGTTCATTTACTTTCAGCTTGTGACCCACCTTCGGGAGTTCTAGCTCAGATTCAGAGATTATTTGCAAAAAATTTCTGGAGTAATAGTGTTGGAAACTCTAGCAAACACTGGACATCTTGGACTACCCTTTGTCATCCCAAGGAGGAGGGTGGAATGGGCTTCAGATGCTTGCAAGATATGTCCAAGGCCCTATTTGCTAAATTATGGTGGAACTTCAGAACTAAACAGTCTCTATGGAGGACTTACATGAGCAACAAGTACTTGAAAAAGCATAATGCTATTTTAGCACAGTGGAAAGGGGGAACTTATGTTTGGGAGAAGATGCTACAGTGTAGAGATGTTATAGACCATGAAATTTGGTGGCAACTAAAGCAAGGGAATTGTCAATTTTGGTTAGACAACTGGACTGGTATAGGAGCTTTATATCAGATGGTCCCACCCAATTTTCAATGTGACTATACAGTAGTGCAGGTCAAAGAAGTACAGGAGGATGGAAGATGGAAGGAGGGGCAGATAAGGGAGTTGTTACCTGTGGAGATGGCTAATCATATCATTCAAAAGGTAAAACCACCTACAGGAGGGGATACCTTGGACAGACTATATTGGAAGCTAGATTCTAAGGGTATTTTCTCAGTTAGTTCTGCTTTCCAGGTGATGAGACAAAGAAAAGAAACTAGCAAAATCTATGAATACATGTGGGTGAAGGGTCTTCCTATAAAAATTAGTTTTTTCACATGGAGACTATGGCAAAGAAAGTTGCCATTGGATGATACTTTAAAGAAATGGGGCTTTCAATTTGCTTCTAAGTGTAGATGCTGTCTAGTTCCACAGGAGGAAACCATAGCTCATGTGTTTCTAAATTCTAATGTAGCTCAGATTacttggaaatacttttgtggaCCTGTTGGTATCAGTATTTTAGGAATGCAGCTTACACAAGTCATAACAACATGGTGGGAGTTAGCAGAAAACCAGCACACTAAGATGATTTATCAGATTATACCAGTAGTCATAGTGTGGGAGCTTTGGAAAAGGAGAAACACTATACAACATGGAGGGAAGGTTTCTGTTAACAAGCTGAAGTACAAGATCATGCATACTGTAATTTTATTTATGAAGACAAGAAGAAGTAATTTTAAGTATGCTCCTTATAGCTGGCAAGAGTTATTGAAGTCTTTGCAGTCTTATTCCCCTAAAGTGAAGATATACCAAGTATGTTGGAGGCCACCAGATTCAGGTTGGATAAAATGCAATACTGATGGGGCTTCTAGAGGAAATCCAGGTAGAAGTTCTTGGGGTTTTTGTCTCAGAAATACAAGTGGAGATTTGGTGTTTGCTCAGTCTCATGAGATGAGGTATGGCAACTACACAAATACCCAGGCGGAAGCAGAAGCTATAATGCAGGCACTAAAGTACACGAAGAGGATGAATATTCAGCAAATGATAGTGGAAACTGATTCTATGATCATGAAAAATGTCATGGAAAGGAAGTGGCAAGTTCCTTGGCAAATCATCAATGTCATGGAGGAAATTTGGAGGATCATGGGTGAAAGAACTGTGGTGGTTAATCATATATTCAGAGAGGGGAATAAACTTGCAGATTTCCTTACAAATCTAGCTCTAGACAGAGGTGATTATACTGCTAACAGCTTTCAAGAAATGGACACATGGGGAAGTAAGCTCATAAACAGTGACAAGAGTAATATACCCTACCTAAGGGTGAGGAATTGTCGAAGATGA
- the LOC132610887 gene encoding chloroplast envelope quinone oxidoreductase homolog, protein MVGKLMRAVQYDSYGGGAAGLKYVEVPVPTPNKDEVLLKLEATSLNPLDLRFQKGVNRPFVTRKCPVIPGTDVAGEVVEVGSSVVKFKAGDKVVAVLNLLIGGGLAEYVVAKESLTVPRPEEVSAAEGSGLPIAALTAHKALVDIIGIKLDGSGPHLNILVTAASGGVGHYAVQLAKLGNTHVTGTCGARNIEFVKSLGGDEVLDYKTPEGAALKSPSGKKYDAVIHCARGVPWSTFEPNLSENGKVIDLTPGLSAMYTYVLKKLTFSKKQLLPFILIPNGDEELNLLVRLVKEGKLKTVVDSKHPLSKAQDAWAKMIDGHAIGKIIVEP, encoded by the exons ATGGTGGGGAAGCTAATGCGTGCGGTTCAGTACGACTCTTATGGAGGAGGTGCTGCTGGCTTGAAG TATGTTGAAGTTCCAGTGCCTACTCCAAATAAGGATGAGGTCTTGTTAAAGTTGGAGGCCACAAGCTTAAATCCATTAGACTTGAGGTTTCAGAAAGGTGTCAATCGTCCTTTTGTTACTCGCAAATGTCCTGTCATACCTG GTACTGATGTAGCAGGAGAGGTTGTAGAGGTTGGATCTAGTGTTGTAAAATTTAAGGCTGGTGACAAAGTTGTGGCAGTTCTTAATCTTCTT ATAGGAGGTGGATTGGCCGAGTATGTCGTTGCAAAGGAGAGCTTGACTGTTCCAAGACCAGAAGAAGTATCAGCTGCTGAAGGTTCAGGGCTTCCAATTGCTGCTCTTACAGCACACAAGGCCCTTGTTGATATTATCGGGATCAAATTAGATGGAAGTGGACCGCATTTGAACATTCTTGTCACCGCTGCCTCAGGTGGTGTCGGACATTATGCTGTTCAATTGGCAAAGTTAGGTAACACTCACGTTACAGGTACATGTGGAGCTCGTAATATTGAATTCGTAAAGAGCTTAGGAGGAGATGAGGTTCTTGACTACAAGACGCCAGAAGGAGCAGCTCTTAAGAGTCCATCAGGAAAGAAATATGATGCAGTGATTCATTGTGCTAGAGGGGTTCCTTGGTCAACATTTGAGCCTAATTTGAGTGAAAATGGTAAAGTCATTGATCTGACTCCTGGGCTAAGTGCAATGTACACATATGTACTGAAGAAACTGACATTCTCCAAAAAGCAGTTGCTTCCATTTATTTTGATTCCTAATGGAGATGAGGAATTAAACTTGCTTGTTAGGTTGGTGAAGGAAGGGAAGTTAAAGACTGTTGTTGACTCCAAACATCCTCTAAGCAAGGCTCAAGATGCTTGGGCTAAGATGATTGATGGACATGCCATAGGGAAAATTATTGTGGAGCCATAA
- the LOC132611744 gene encoding ATP-dependent DNA helicase PIF1-like: MGYVVKHSEKSAEKRGLLHSDSSLVECMCEAVSYQMPYSLRRLFATLLVYCNPSNSSELWKKFEYSLSEDFNILPNLNAKNVRDLTLSHINDILHLMGHDINEYKLVPERIRITLPPAIREAKDCHFERHIIVSEEDLLLEAKLTTEQRKAYDTILNRIYSNQSGAFFIDGPGGTGKTFLYRVLLATVRSKGFVALATATSGVAASILPGGRTAHSRFKFPIEIDEQCSCNISKQSSLVALIRDAKLIVWDEVTMAKKKVIEAFNLLLKNLMDTNEPFGGKVVVFGGDFRQTMSVVRSGRKEDFIRESLLYSEIWNPFGGKVVVFGGDFRQTMSVVRSGRKEDFIRESLLYSEIWNQLEKLRLLENMRAKKNPTFCEYLMRIGNGKEKIDSHDKIKLLDCFIIPFISENESLNHLFRIIYPDLHTCFSDISSMTSRVILTTKNDFVDEMNDLLIAQFPGDPKTYVSFDETTEVNDQSQYEDYLHTLHPAGLPPHRLILKKNCPVMLL, from the coding sequence ATGGGGTATGTTGTGAAACATTCAGAGAAATCCGCGGAAAAAAGAGGATTATTACACTCTGATAGCAGTTTGGTTGAATGTATGTGTGAAGCTGTGAGTTATCAAATGCCATATAGTTTAAGACGTTTGTTCGCAACATTATTGGTGTATTGTAATCCCAGTAATTCATCAGAGCTTTGGAAGAAATTTGAATATTCGTTATCTGAAGACTTTAATATTCTGCCTAATCTGAATGCAAAAAATGTACGTGATCTGACCTTAAGTCACATCAATGACATTTTACATTTGATGGGACATGATATTAATGAATATAAGCTTGTGCCCGAAAGAATTAGAATTACATTGCCACCAGCTATTAGAGAGGCGAAAGATTGTCATTTTGAAAGACATATTATTGTCAGTGAGGAGGATTTGTTATTAGAGGCAAAGTTGACTACTGAACAACGAAAAGCATACGATACAATTCTTAATAGAATATATTCTAATCAATCAGGTGCATTTTTTATAGATGGACCTGGTGGAACCGGGAAAACATTTTTATACCGTGTTTTATTGGCGACTGTGCGATCAAAAGGTTTTGTCGCTTTGGCAACAGCAACCTCTGGTGTTGCGGCTTCAATTCTCCCTGGAGGCCGAACAGCTCACTCCCGATTTAAATTTCCTATTGAAATAGATGAACAATGTTCCTGCAACATCAGTAAGCAAAGTTCACTTGTAGCCTTGATACGTGATGCCAAACTAATCGTGTGGGATGAAGTGACCATGGCTAAGAAAAAAGTGATAGAAGCTTTTAATCTTCTGTTGAAAAATTTAATGGATACAAATGAACCATTTGGTGGAAAGGTTGTTGTCTTTGGTGGTGATTTTAGACAAACTATGTCAGTTGTTCGAAGTGGAAGAAAAGAAGATTTTATTCGAGAAAGCTTATTATATTCTGAAATTTGGAATCCATTTGGTGGAAAGGTTGTTGTCTTTGGTGGTGATTTTAGACAAACTATGTCAGTTGTTCGAAGTGGAAGAAAAGAAGATTTTATTCGAGAAAGCTTATTATATTCTGAAATTTGGAATCAACTCGAGAAATTGAGATTATTAGAGAATATGCGAGCCAAAAAAAATCCTACATTTTGTGAATATTTGATGAGAATAGGAAATGGAAAAGAAAAAATCGATAGCCATGATAAAATTAAACTTCTTGATTGTTTTATCATTCCTTTCATTTCAGAAAATGAATCATTAAATCACCTGTTTAGAATAATCTATCCAGATCTACATACATGCTTTTCTGATATATCTTCGATGACTTCACGTGTAATTCTAACAACCAAAAATGACTTTGTTGATGAAATGAATGATTTGCTCATAGCTCAGTTTCCTGGTGATCCTAAAACTTATGTCTCATTTGATGAAACAACTGAAGTGAATGACCAAAGTCAATATGAAGATTATTTGCATACATTACATCCTGCTGGCTTACCTCCACACAGATTGATATTGAAAAAAAATTGTCCCGTTATGTTACTATGA